The following are encoded together in the Roseobacter denitrificans OCh 114 genome:
- a CDS encoding alpha/beta fold hydrolase: MTPLVMVHGFMGGSAQWAGEVARLSDIREVIALDLPGFGANSHLAPVNTICGFADWVIDTLDRRGVQDFDLLGHSMGGMIVQEMARKSPDRIGKLVLYATGAKGVLPGRFEPIAESQERARLDGAQATARRIAATWFLHREAAPAYEDCAAIAEHASLGAILAGLDAMQGWSGETALGDLTRETLIIWGDCDRTYAWEQTALLWQAIEKAHLAVVPGCAHAVHLEKPELFAALLRDYLQPPEPKAII; this comes from the coding sequence GTGACACCTCTGGTGATGGTGCATGGTTTCATGGGCGGCAGCGCACAATGGGCCGGAGAGGTCGCGCGGCTCTCGGACATACGCGAGGTGATTGCACTCGATCTGCCAGGGTTCGGGGCAAACAGCCATCTCGCCCCGGTCAACACCATTTGCGGGTTTGCGGATTGGGTGATTGACACGTTGGACCGCAGGGGGGTGCAGGATTTTGATCTGTTGGGGCATTCGATGGGCGGGATGATCGTGCAGGAGATGGCGCGCAAGTCCCCGGACAGGATCGGGAAACTCGTGCTCTATGCCACGGGAGCCAAAGGTGTTTTGCCCGGACGCTTTGAGCCCATCGCTGAAAGCCAGGAGCGCGCCCGGCTGGACGGTGCACAGGCCACCGCCAGACGCATTGCCGCAACGTGGTTCCTGCACCGCGAGGCGGCACCGGCCTATGAAGACTGTGCAGCGATTGCAGAACACGCAAGTCTGGGCGCGATATTGGCAGGCCTCGATGCCATGCAAGGCTGGTCAGGAGAAACAGCGCTTGGCGATTTGACCCGGGAAACGCTGATCATCTGGGGGGATTGCGACCGCACCTATGCGTGGGAGCAGACCGCCTTGCTATGGCAGGCGATTGAGAAGGCGCACCTCGCTGTTGTTCCGGGATGCGCCCATGCGGTACACCTTGAAAAACCGGAACTCTTTGCCGCTTTGTTGCGCGACTACTTGCAGCCTCCCGAGCCCAAGGCGATAATTTGA
- a CDS encoding IS3 family transposase: protein MAFKIWRHGCQSDGADEGARRREQAAEKDVCREEHAERSAEGSPWKKVVRPSQRREMAEWAVRYRSASIALACRAFSISETCFRYQPKLSDENELIADWLVALTNAKKTWGFGLCLLHLRNVKGFKWNHKRVYRIYRELELNMRIKPRKRLQREKPEPLAVPEAPNEVWSMDFMADQLADGRSFRTLNVLDDFNREGLAIEVDFSLPSERVVRTLNQIIAWRGKPLAIRVDNGPEYVSARLQNWAEKAGIGLIYIQPGKPQQNAYVERYNRTVRTEWLGRYHFNSIEEVQDHATRWLWTYNNERPNMGIGGVTPIQKLKAA from the coding sequence GTGGCGTTCAAAATATGGCGGCATGGATGCCAGTCTGATGGCGCGGATGAAGGAGCTCGACGAAGAGAACAAGCGGCTGAAAAAGATGTATGCCGAGAAGAGCATGCAGAACGATCTGCTGAAGGAAGCCCTTGGAAAAAAGTGGTGAGGCCGTCTCAAAGACGCGAGATGGCCGAATGGGCGGTGCGCTACCGTTCCGCCAGCATCGCTCTGGCGTGCCGGGCGTTCTCAATCAGCGAGACCTGCTTTCGATATCAGCCAAAGCTCAGCGATGAGAACGAGTTGATCGCTGATTGGCTGGTCGCGTTGACGAATGCCAAGAAGACATGGGGTTTCGGCCTGTGCTTGCTGCATCTGCGGAACGTGAAAGGGTTCAAATGGAACCACAAGCGCGTTTATCGCATCTATCGCGAGTTGGAGCTGAACATGCGGATCAAGCCCCGAAAACGGCTGCAACGGGAGAAGCCTGAGCCACTGGCCGTGCCGGAGGCCCCGAACGAAGTGTGGTCGATGGACTTCATGGCCGACCAGTTGGCGGATGGCAGATCGTTCCGGACGCTGAACGTGCTGGATGACTTCAATCGAGAAGGCTTGGCCATTGAGGTCGACTTCTCACTGCCGTCAGAACGCGTGGTTCGGACGCTAAACCAGATCATTGCATGGCGTGGCAAGCCGTTGGCCATTCGTGTGGACAATGGCCCAGAATACGTCAGCGCCAGGCTCCAGAACTGGGCAGAGAAGGCGGGGATCGGGCTGATCTACATCCAGCCCGGCAAGCCCCAACAGAACGCCTATGTCGAGAGATACAACAGAACTGTCCGCACGGAATGGCTTGGGCGGTATCACTTCAACAGCATCGAAGAGGTGCAAGACCATGCCACCCGTTGGCTCTGGACATATAACAACGAAAGACCAAACATGGGGATCGGCGGAGTGACACCGATACAGAAACTGAAAGCAGCATAG
- a CDS encoding recombinase family protein — MAGSVNQQQAVIYCRVSGAKQVREGDGLASQETRCREYAKYKGYCVLDVFTDDMTGKAASRPGMQSMLGYLHMNASKGSEIVVIIDDISRLARGLTAHLELRQSLAGAGGKLESPSIEFGEDSDSVLVENLLASVAQHQREKNGEQTSNRMKGRMMNGYSVFCAPVGYRYEKTAGHGKLLVRDEPAASIIRKAMEGFASGRFETMAEVKRYLESQPAFPNIDGSIRQQVVTDLFSRVLYAGYIEHEPWGITRRKGHHEALVSLETFERIQARKAERNLAPARTDINADFPLRGAVACADCDAPMTSCWSKSATGKRYPYFWCQTKTCGMYRKSIRAEKIDAAFAEVMHALSPAKGLVGLVKTMLHDAWGQRLAQANTIKETTKRDIAQLDKQLDGLLDRVVESDNPTVLW, encoded by the coding sequence ATGGCAGGATCAGTAAATCAACAACAGGCCGTTATTTATTGCCGTGTGTCTGGGGCAAAGCAAGTGCGTGAAGGCGACGGGCTGGCCTCTCAGGAAACGCGCTGCCGTGAATATGCGAAATACAAAGGCTACTGCGTTTTAGACGTGTTCACTGATGACATGACCGGTAAGGCCGCAAGTCGCCCAGGCATGCAATCGATGCTCGGTTATCTGCACATGAACGCCAGCAAGGGTAGTGAGATTGTCGTCATCATTGATGACATCAGCCGTCTGGCGCGCGGCCTGACAGCACATCTTGAGCTGCGTCAGTCCTTGGCTGGCGCGGGCGGTAAGCTGGAAAGCCCATCGATTGAATTTGGCGAAGACAGCGATTCCGTGCTGGTAGAAAACCTTCTGGCTTCGGTTGCCCAACACCAACGCGAGAAAAATGGCGAGCAAACGAGCAACCGCATGAAGGGCCGGATGATGAACGGCTATAGCGTTTTCTGTGCGCCTGTCGGCTATCGCTATGAGAAAACAGCGGGCCATGGCAAGCTTTTGGTGCGCGACGAGCCTGCCGCTTCCATCATTCGCAAGGCAATGGAAGGCTTTGCCTCTGGTCGCTTTGAAACCATGGCCGAGGTCAAACGTTACCTTGAAAGTCAGCCTGCATTTCCAAACATCGACGGATCAATCCGCCAACAGGTTGTGACGGATTTATTCAGCCGTGTTCTCTATGCAGGATATATTGAGCATGAGCCATGGGGGATCACACGACGCAAAGGCCATCATGAGGCGCTTGTGTCCTTGGAAACCTTTGAGCGCATTCAAGCCCGCAAGGCAGAACGCAATCTCGCTCCGGCCCGAACAGATATTAATGCAGACTTTCCACTGCGTGGCGCTGTCGCCTGCGCGGATTGTGATGCGCCGATGACCTCGTGCTGGTCAAAGAGTGCGACGGGCAAACGCTATCCCTATTTCTGGTGCCAAACCAAAACCTGCGGCATGTATCGCAAGAGTATCCGCGCTGAAAAGATCGATGCAGCTTTTGCTGAAGTGATGCATGCACTTTCTCCAGCCAAGGGTCTGGTCGGTCTCGTAAAAACCATGTTGCACGATGCGTGGGGCCAGAGATTGGCGCAAGCCAACACGATCAAAGAGACGACCAAGCGCGACATTGCTCAGTTGGACAAACAGCTCGATGGTCTGCTGGATCGCGTTGTTGAATCAGACAACCCAACGGTCCTTTGGTAA
- a CDS encoding IS3-like element ISRde2 family transposase (programmed frameshift), producing MKRSRFSEEQIIGILKEHQAGLGAKELCRKHGISDATFYKWRSKYGGMEVSDARRLKTLESENTKLKKMLAEQMMDVATLKEMLGKKLLRPGSRRNAVNWAMKTKGYNQKRACSLAGIDPRVYRRRSKRPADTELRARMKELASERRRFGYRRLHILLKREGWQVNWKKLYRLYREEGLTVRKRGGRKRAVGTRTPMAIPQGPNQRWSLDFMSDALEDGRRFRVLNVIDDFSRECLAAVVDTSIGGTRVARELDRIAELRGYPCMVVSDNGTELTSNAMLKWQENRKVGWHYIAPGKPMQNGLVESFNGRMREECLNEHLFPSLRHARRMIAAWRGDYNHYRPHSSLDGLTPWEYHQRSKEDQNLNSANLK from the exons ATGAAGAGAAGCCGTTTCAGCGAAGAGCAGATCATTGGCATTTTGAAAGAGCACCAGGCCGGGCTTGGCGCGAAAGAGCTGTGCCGCAAGCATGGGATCAGCGATGCGACTTTTTACAAGTGGCGATCCAAGTATGGCGGCATGGAAGTGTCCGACGCACGGCGGCTCAAGACGCTTGAAAGCGAGAACACCAAACTGAAGAAGATGCTGGCCGAGCAGATGATGGACGTGGCGACGCTGAAAGAGATGCTCGGAA AAAAACTTCTGAGGCCCGGTTCGAGGAGGAATGCTGTGAACTGGGCCATGAAGACCAAGGGCTACAATCAGAAACGGGCCTGTTCCTTGGCCGGGATCGATCCGCGTGTTTATCGGCGAAGGTCGAAGCGCCCCGCCGACACGGAATTGCGGGCCAGGATGAAGGAACTGGCGTCCGAGCGGCGACGGTTCGGATATCGCCGTCTGCATATCCTACTGAAGCGCGAGGGATGGCAAGTGAACTGGAAGAAGCTGTACCGGCTCTACCGCGAAGAAGGGTTAACCGTTCGCAAACGGGGCGGGCGCAAGCGTGCTGTGGGCACCAGGACGCCTATGGCGATCCCGCAGGGGCCGAACCAGCGATGGTCACTCGACTTCATGTCGGATGCATTGGAGGATGGTCGCCGGTTCCGGGTTTTGAATGTGATCGATGACTTCAGCCGGGAATGCCTGGCCGCTGTGGTGGACACATCCATCGGAGGCACGCGTGTTGCCCGTGAGCTGGATCGCATCGCAGAACTCCGTGGCTATCCCTGCATGGTGGTCTCAGACAACGGCACAGAACTGACCAGCAATGCGATGCTGAAATGGCAGGAAAACCGCAAAGTTGGTTGGCACTACATCGCGCCAGGAAAGCCGATGCAGAACGGTCTTGTCGAAAGCTTCAACGGGCGAATGCGCGAAGAATGCCTCAATGAACACCTGTTCCCGTCTTTGCGCCATGCCCGCCGCATGATTGCGGCATGGCGCGGCGACTACAATCACTACCGCCCACATTCGAGCCTCGACGGGCTCACGCCGTGGGAGTATCACCAACGGTCAAAGGAAGACCAAAACCTGAACAGTGCTAACCTAAAGTAG
- a CDS encoding RrF2 family transcriptional regulator, with the protein MKRNSRLSLALHTLGHMAGDPERVQTSADIAEHAGTNPVVVRRVLGKLRKAGLLTSEKGHAGGWRLARAPGQITLADVYLALDESLVATGEAEAIPACSVEHILQRKVASVLKDVEQSLVERLSATTIAEVRESNDMNAG; encoded by the coding sequence ATGAAACGTAATTCACGGTTATCGCTTGCGCTGCACACGCTCGGGCATATGGCAGGTGATCCGGAAAGAGTGCAGACATCTGCCGATATTGCGGAACATGCCGGTACGAACCCTGTCGTTGTCAGGCGCGTTTTGGGAAAGCTGCGCAAGGCGGGCCTTCTGACGTCAGAAAAGGGTCACGCGGGCGGGTGGCGGCTTGCGCGTGCACCGGGCCAAATAACTCTGGCTGATGTGTACCTCGCACTTGATGAGAGCCTCGTTGCCACCGGTGAAGCCGAGGCAATTCCTGCATGTTCCGTGGAGCATATCCTGCAGAGGAAAGTCGCATCCGTGCTAAAGGACGTGGAACAAAGCCTTGTAGAAAGGCTTTCCGCCACCACGATCGCAGAGGTCCGTGAGTCCAACGACATGAACGCCGGTTGA
- a CDS encoding GTP-binding protein, giving the protein MSQARLPVTVLSGFLGAGKTTLLNRVLNNREGRRVAVIVNDMSEVNIDADLVRADTQLSRTDETLVEMSNGCICCTLRDDLLDEVRRLAIEGRFDYLLIESTGISEPLPVAATFDFRDEFGDSLADVSRLDTMVTVVDAANLLNDYSSHDFLRDRGETMGEEDDRTLVHLLTDQIEFADVIVLNKVTDAGPERVDAARKIIRSLNADARIIETDQSDVPADAILDTGLFDFEKAHEHPMWAKELYGFADHVPETEEYGVASFVYRARRPFVPAQILAVLNGDMPGVIRAKGHFWIATRPDWIAEFSLAGSLSTVKPLGTWWASVSKESWPAHESVKSYLQAHWQEPWGDRRQELVFIGAGIDWPSLKSRLDGCLVPASVAPGPDDLPDYPDPFPMWRRAEQAA; this is encoded by the coding sequence ATGTCACAGGCTCGTCTTCCCGTCACGGTTCTTTCCGGATTCTTGGGGGCTGGAAAAACCACGCTGTTGAACCGTGTTCTGAACAATCGGGAAGGTCGGCGCGTTGCGGTCATCGTCAATGATATGTCCGAAGTGAACATCGACGCTGATCTGGTGCGGGCGGATACACAGCTGAGCCGGACAGATGAGACGCTGGTCGAGATGTCGAACGGCTGTATTTGCTGCACGTTGCGCGATGATTTGCTGGACGAGGTGCGCCGTCTCGCCATTGAGGGTCGGTTTGACTACCTGCTCATCGAGTCCACCGGCATTTCGGAGCCATTGCCCGTGGCAGCGACATTCGATTTCCGGGATGAATTCGGCGATAGCCTGGCAGATGTGTCGCGACTGGATACGATGGTCACGGTGGTGGATGCGGCGAATTTGCTGAATGATTACAGCAGCCATGATTTTCTGCGCGACCGCGGCGAGACGATGGGGGAAGAGGATGACCGCACATTGGTTCACCTTCTTACCGACCAGATTGAATTCGCGGATGTCATTGTCCTGAACAAGGTCACGGATGCCGGTCCCGAACGTGTCGATGCTGCGCGCAAGATCATCCGCTCACTGAACGCGGATGCGAGGATCATCGAGACGGATCAATCCGATGTCCCGGCGGATGCGATCCTCGACACGGGCCTCTTTGATTTCGAAAAGGCCCATGAGCACCCGATGTGGGCCAAAGAGCTGTATGGCTTTGCCGATCATGTTCCTGAAACGGAAGAATACGGTGTTGCCTCTTTTGTCTACCGGGCGCGGCGTCCATTTGTTCCGGCGCAGATCCTCGCGGTTCTGAACGGTGATATGCCGGGCGTCATCCGGGCCAAGGGCCATTTCTGGATCGCAACGCGCCCTGACTGGATTGCCGAGTTTTCACTGGCGGGGTCGTTATCTACGGTGAAACCGCTGGGGACGTGGTGGGCCTCTGTGTCAAAGGAGAGCTGGCCTGCGCATGAAAGCGTGAAAAGCTATTTGCAGGCGCATTGGCAAGAACCTTGGGGGGACCGCCGTCAGGAACTGGTGTTTATCGGGGCAGGGATCGACTGGCCTTCGCTGAAATCACGCCTTGATGGCTGTCTTGTGCCTGCGTCGGTGGCCCCGGGGCCGGATGACTTGCCGGATTATCCCGACCCGTTCCCCATGTGGCGCCGTGCGGAACAAGCGGCATGA
- a CDS encoding DUF1826 domain-containing protein: MTFVREVVRDAAVGVAVADRPEDLVAIRKPGCAAAIWRRQAAPAFQSWLDALPSTQLPRLRATLRPEDVSDALSQLFDRARTPKCAERVQLIDDMAALAHLFADLMQARYLQVRLEPVKTNACRKFHVDAVMARLICTYRGTGTQYGISKKGDDPLRVFTVPTGSPILLRGTLWPDSPRSGLLHRSPPIEGSEETRLVLVLDPVFDREDAL; the protein is encoded by the coding sequence ATGACGTTCGTGCGTGAAGTTGTGCGAGACGCCGCCGTGGGGGTCGCTGTTGCGGACCGGCCTGAAGACCTCGTGGCCATCCGGAAACCCGGTTGTGCCGCTGCGATCTGGCGCAGGCAAGCCGCGCCCGCGTTTCAATCGTGGTTGGATGCGCTTCCCAGCACACAGTTGCCCCGGCTCCGCGCGACCCTGCGCCCAGAGGACGTTTCTGATGCATTGAGCCAGCTTTTTGATAGGGCTCGGACGCCGAAATGTGCAGAGCGCGTCCAACTCATCGACGACATGGCGGCCCTGGCCCATCTTTTCGCAGATCTGATGCAGGCGCGCTATCTGCAGGTGCGGCTTGAACCGGTGAAAACCAATGCCTGCCGCAAGTTTCACGTCGATGCGGTCATGGCGCGTCTGATCTGCACCTACCGCGGGACGGGCACTCAATATGGCATTTCCAAAAAGGGGGATGATCCGTTGCGGGTGTTCACCGTCCCGACGGGATCTCCCATTTTGCTGCGTGGGACGCTTTGGCCGGACTCCCCGCGTTCCGGTCTGTTGCACCGTTCGCCGCCCATTGAGGGCAGCGAGGAAACGAGGCTGGTCCTTGTGCTTGATCCGGTCTTTGACCGGGAGGATGCACTATGA
- a CDS encoding DUF6525 family protein, translated as MNRNLGATKLRRRRRPVDPMHSYDNLPKPLRNWLSQAALPWSPTSARRIWNRAEAQGQSVQDALRALSRAEAQTLARDRPLIREIHTP; from the coding sequence ATGAACCGCAACCTCGGCGCCACAAAGCTGCGACGCAGGCGGCGGCCGGTCGATCCGATGCATAGTTATGACAACTTGCCCAAACCCTTGCGAAACTGGCTGTCCCAGGCGGCACTGCCATGGTCGCCGACCTCTGCACGACGCATCTGGAACCGTGCCGAGGCGCAGGGTCAAAGCGTTCAGGATGCACTCCGTGCCCTGTCGCGTGCCGAGGCGCAAACACTGGCGCGTGACCGGCCTTTGATCCGCGAAATTCACACACCTTAA
- a CDS encoding ABC transporter substrate-binding protein produces the protein MLLIKRMAAAAVFALGLAGPTLAQEGSFTISVTFGPTAEVPDPRAGYNGWMSNQTGVTETLMGIDYDLNLYPRLAENIAQIAPTQWRVTLREGLQFHDGSPVTAQAVIDAIAPISQADHPGYNARIARVLDLAGMSAQDDRTVVFETNSPNAAFQWSLSDPGVAILGAASEAFPINATGPYVFREAIVDQLYRVEANPDYRLGAPGFEEVRVAASPDPAAAALAFEAGEVDLVINYPETDFERIQETGALGFTAPTARLYFYSMNTASGPLANPLIRRAVSLAIDRDGIVEAVLSGVGGVPAGTIYPAGKSWAADIAPTYDPARAEALLSEAGAVKRGGRWMLDGEPIEIDILTYSSRAALPPTAEITQAFLQQIGITARVRVGEYGASNDAMLAGEGDMFLQAWVMLPQGDPGSVLGFLLASDGGANSGRYANPALDELLIKGQTTFEQSERERIYDEVQQIIATDVPLIPVFHVSQANVARAGLTGYAVHPTETYWLTHETALSE, from the coding sequence ATGTTACTTATCAAACGCATGGCCGCTGCTGCGGTATTTGCGCTGGGGCTGGCCGGTCCCACGCTTGCGCAGGAGGGCAGTTTTACCATCTCCGTCACCTTTGGGCCAACGGCCGAGGTGCCCGACCCGCGGGCAGGCTACAACGGGTGGATGTCAAATCAGACCGGTGTGACTGAAACCCTGATGGGCATTGATTATGATTTGAACCTCTACCCGCGCCTTGCCGAAAACATCGCGCAGATCGCGCCCACGCAGTGGCGTGTCACCCTGCGCGAGGGTCTTCAATTCCATGACGGATCGCCGGTGACGGCGCAGGCCGTCATTGACGCGATTGCTCCGATTTCTCAGGCGGATCATCCAGGTTACAACGCCCGCATTGCCCGCGTGCTGGATCTGGCGGGAATGTCGGCGCAGGATGACAGGACTGTGGTGTTTGAAACAAACAGCCCGAATGCCGCCTTCCAGTGGAGCCTGTCGGACCCCGGTGTGGCCATACTCGGCGCAGCCTCCGAGGCGTTTCCGATCAATGCGACCGGGCCTTATGTGTTCCGTGAGGCCATTGTGGATCAGCTCTACCGCGTTGAGGCCAATCCCGACTACCGCCTTGGCGCGCCGGGTTTTGAGGAAGTGCGCGTTGCTGCCTCACCGGACCCGGCAGCCGCAGCCCTCGCGTTTGAAGCGGGGGAGGTTGATCTGGTCATCAACTATCCGGAAACCGATTTTGAACGGATACAGGAGACGGGTGCGCTTGGCTTCACGGCCCCCACGGCACGGCTTTACTTCTATTCGATGAACACGGCATCCGGTCCGCTGGCCAACCCTTTGATCCGCCGCGCCGTTTCACTGGCGATTGATCGTGATGGCATCGTCGAGGCGGTGTTGTCGGGCGTGGGCGGCGTGCCTGCGGGCACCATCTACCCGGCGGGCAAAAGCTGGGCGGCTGACATCGCCCCCACCTATGACCCCGCGCGCGCAGAGGCCTTGTTGAGCGAGGCCGGTGCCGTCAAACGGGGCGGGCGCTGGATGCTGGACGGTGAACCGATTGAGATCGACATCCTGACCTATTCCTCGCGTGCCGCGCTTCCCCCGACAGCCGAAATCACGCAGGCGTTCCTGCAGCAGATCGGCATTACGGCGCGCGTCCGGGTTGGCGAATATGGCGCCAGCAATGATGCGATGCTGGCCGGGGAGGGGGATATGTTTCTGCAGGCTTGGGTGATGCTGCCGCAGGGTGATCCCGGTTCGGTTCTCGGCTTTTTGCTGGCCAGCGATGGGGGGGCGAATTCGGGGCGCTATGCGAATCCCGCCTTGGACGAACTATTGATAAAGGGGCAAACCACCTTTGAGCAGTCCGAGCGTGAGCGGATTTATGATGAGGTTCAGCAGATCATCGCGACAGATGTGCCGCTGATCCCCGTCTTTCACGTCAGTCAGGCCAATGTGGCGCGCGCGGGCTTGACGGGCTATGCCGTTCATCCGACAGAGACTTACTGGCTTACACATGAGACCGCTTTGAGCGAATGA
- a CDS encoding ATP-binding cassette domain-containing protein, producing MTINATGLSAERSGRTILHPTHLRMAPGDRVGLVGASGSGKSTLGHVLIDALRAGGQSVTHVPQSPEEALDPLRSMAFHWREAEQALGLPPDPVRRSMLFEALRIEGGDLRKRPWGWSRGMQQRFVIAMALIGTPDLLVMDEPTSALDPVVAAGTMDLLDRYLSDRTTALLLITHDLGLAARRVTRLMVMAEGRIVEDAPTAQLLAAPATAAARALCAHRSWLELPC from the coding sequence ATGACGATTAATGCAACGGGCCTGAGCGCTGAGCGCTCGGGCCGCACGATCCTGCATCCGACGCATCTGCGGATGGCGCCCGGCGACCGCGTCGGGCTTGTTGGCGCGTCGGGGTCGGGTAAATCGACCCTTGGCCACGTGCTGATTGATGCCCTGCGCGCAGGCGGTCAAAGCGTGACACATGTCCCACAAAGCCCGGAGGAAGCGCTCGACCCGCTGCGCAGTATGGCGTTTCACTGGCGTGAAGCGGAACAGGCATTGGGCCTGCCGCCTGATCCTGTCCGCCGGTCCATGCTGTTTGAAGCCCTGCGCATAGAAGGCGGTGATCTGCGCAAACGCCCCTGGGGATGGAGCCGGGGGATGCAGCAGCGTTTCGTCATCGCCATGGCCCTGATCGGCACGCCTGACCTGCTTGTCATGGATGAACCCACATCCGCGCTCGACCCGGTTGTGGCTGCGGGCACGATGGACCTCCTGGATCGCTACCTGTCGGATCGGACAACGGCCTTGCTGCTGATCACCCATGACCTCGGACTTGCCGCAAGGCGTGTGACGCGGTTGATGGTCATGGCCGAGGGGCGCATTGTCGAGGATGCACCGACCGCGCAGTTGCTGGCGGCACCTGCAACCGCGGCGGCCAGGGCGCTATGCGCGCATCGCAGTTGGCTCGAACTGCCATGCTAG
- a CDS encoding ABC transporter ATP-binding protein, giving the protein MLEVRNVTVRRGRAVALKDISLSLAPGRTLAVVGESGAGKSTLIGAILGLIRCASGHITWTGGAVKSCRPALVMQEPRSAFNPRLSLRRSVMEPLVAQRRAVDETHLERLCRGLEIVPDLLDRLPTEVSIGQAQRVGILRALIATPPLVLFDEPLSALDAVTQKHTARLIADLQGQIGFAALIVTHDLGYAAAYADDVAVLRAGQIEEQSTAAEFVHAPQSGYGRTLRDAAFALGALEHVA; this is encoded by the coding sequence ATGCTAGAGGTGCGCAATGTTACCGTGCGGCGCGGACGGGCAGTTGCGCTGAAAGACATTTCTCTGTCGCTGGCACCGGGGCGCACATTGGCGGTGGTTGGCGAAAGCGGGGCGGGAAAATCGACGCTGATCGGCGCGATCCTCGGGCTGATCCGCTGCGCATCGGGGCATATCACGTGGACGGGTGGGGCCGTCAAATCCTGTCGCCCTGCCTTGGTCATGCAGGAACCGCGCAGCGCATTCAACCCGCGGCTCTCCCTGCGCCGCTCGGTGATGGAGCCGCTCGTGGCCCAACGGCGGGCTGTTGATGAGACGCATCTGGAAAGACTGTGCCGTGGGTTGGAGATTGTGCCCGATCTTCTGGATCGCCTGCCCACAGAGGTCTCAATCGGGCAGGCGCAACGGGTCGGTATCCTGCGCGCCCTGATCGCCACACCACCGCTGGTCTTGTTCGACGAACCCCTTTCGGCCCTTGACGCTGTTACGCAAAAACACACCGCGCGTCTGATCGCCGATCTTCAGGGACAGATTGGCTTTGCCGCGCTGATCGTGACCCATGATCTCGGCTATGCTGCTGCCTACGCTGATGACGTCGCGGTGCTGCGTGCGGGGCAAATCGAGGAGCAATCAACTGCGGCAGAATTTGTGCATGCGCCGCAGTCCGGGTATGGCCGCACCTTGCGCGATGCCGCCTTTGCGCTTGGCGCCTTGGAGCACGTCGCATGA
- a CDS encoding ABC transporter permease, producing the protein MIAVLSGLILRAVVVLTGTAVATFALLWHAPGDPALAIALARFGSQVPAEVVDEIRREAGLETGFWPAFQAWISPLLRGDFGQSSVTGRDVWPDLVTAMSYSFPLAILGLLVGLVISVPLAVIATRRPGGLLDRLAVALASMGTAIPQFWLALLLILLFAVHLGWLPAMGARTPTHAILPALALGLGVAASFTRILRSGILEARSQPFLPAIRRRGVAARRVERDHVAPHAAVPVITVFGLELAFLLEGIVVIEVIFARPGLGSFLVNAIFARDFPKVQAVVIVTAVIFVIINLVIDLLYRALDPRIGERNA; encoded by the coding sequence ATGATCGCAGTGCTGTCCGGTCTGATCCTGCGGGCGGTGGTCGTTCTGACGGGCACCGCAGTGGCGACATTCGCGCTGCTGTGGCACGCGCCGGGCGATCCCGCACTTGCCATTGCGCTGGCGCGCTTTGGATCACAGGTGCCGGCAGAGGTGGTCGATGAGATCCGCCGTGAGGCCGGATTGGAGACCGGGTTCTGGCCCGCGTTCCAAGCTTGGATCAGCCCGCTCCTGAGGGGGGATTTCGGGCAATCGTCCGTCACGGGCCGCGATGTCTGGCCGGATCTTGTCACGGCCATGTCCTATTCCTTTCCGCTGGCGATCCTCGGCCTGCTCGTCGGTCTGGTGATATCTGTTCCGCTTGCGGTGATTGCCACCCGGCGGCCCGGCGGCTTGCTGGACCGCCTGGCCGTTGCGCTTGCCTCTATGGGCACGGCGATTCCGCAGTTCTGGCTGGCGCTGTTGCTGATCCTGCTCTTCGCGGTGCACCTCGGCTGGTTGCCCGCCATGGGCGCACGCACGCCCACACACGCCATTCTGCCGGCGCTGGCCTTGGGGCTTGGCGTGGCCGCGTCTTTCACACGTATCCTCAGGTCAGGGATCCTTGAGGCGCGCAGCCAGCCCTTTCTGCCCGCGATCCGGCGGCGCGGCGTCGCTGCGCGCCGTGTCGAGCGTGATCATGTCGCCCCCCATGCCGCTGTTCCCGTCATTACCGTCTTTGGCCTCGAACTCGCCTTCCTGCTGGAGGGTATCGTGGTGATCGAAGTGATCTTTGCGCGCCCTGGTCTTGGCAGTTTTCTGGTCAACGCGATCTTTGCGCGGGATTTTCCCAAGGTGCAGGCCGTGGTGATCGTCACGGCGGTGATCTTTGTGATCATCAACCTCGTGATTGATCTGCTATATCGTGCCCTCGACCCCCGGATCGGAGAGCGCAATGCGTAG